One genomic region from Conexibacter woesei DSM 14684 encodes:
- a CDS encoding bifunctional chorismate-binding protein/class IV aminotransferase, translated as MTVVRLLRVPLPVDCSPEAALRALGGDAWPFALTGRWAGGGAIVGSEPLHVAEPGEDPFALLDALPDVAPADGAGKDAAGAADAVGGGWFGWLGYGLGARVERLPPPPPRPAALPPFQLAYYDHVLHLDAAGRWWFEALATSDRRPHLDARLARLRDLLSRPALVSHSDTNPGQPPEFRVAGGGAGAHVAAVAECRERIAAGEIFQANVCLRLESAWEGDVAELFARASARLRPAYGAAFPAPWGGIASLSPELFLRRRGRAVETAPIKGTIARADGADAARDSDAARASLNASVKDHAEHVMIVDLMRNDLGRVGVYGSIEAAPTPEAQAHPGVWHLVSRVQGTLRPDVGDGDLLRATFPPGSVTGAPKVQAMHVIAALEGTGREVYTGAIGYASPLAGLELNVAIRTFEARDGRLWLGAGGGIVADSDPARELEECLVKARPLVAAIGGAIETTPLGVLRTASSTTAPALDRRRARPDPAAGVFETLLVRDGVALHAAEHVARLAHSAERLYGLPLPDDLAERVTAASEGAGGVRLRVVAVPSRGRLDVTLALAPNPRRQLPVVLAPFTLSGGLGAHKWLDRQLLDTLAQQAGGATPLLLDGDGSVLEAAWANVFAIEEERLLTPPADGRILPGVTRALLLDAAEEAGLTAVEQPLRLDDLAAADAVLLSSSAALVVPARLAREPGADERAAGERGADEPGTDERAARLTRRLLRAVEARSAPVSGARTD; from the coding sequence ATGACCGTCGTGCGGCTCCTCCGCGTGCCGCTCCCCGTCGACTGCTCCCCCGAAGCGGCGCTGCGCGCGCTCGGCGGCGACGCCTGGCCGTTCGCGCTGACCGGTCGCTGGGCCGGCGGCGGGGCGATCGTCGGCTCCGAGCCGCTGCACGTCGCCGAGCCCGGCGAGGACCCGTTCGCGCTGCTCGATGCGCTGCCAGACGTCGCGCCAGCGGACGGCGCCGGCAAGGACGCAGCCGGCGCCGCGGATGCGGTCGGCGGCGGCTGGTTCGGCTGGCTCGGCTACGGCCTCGGCGCGCGCGTCGAGCGGCTGCCGCCGCCCCCGCCCCGGCCCGCGGCGCTGCCGCCCTTCCAGCTCGCCTACTACGACCACGTCCTCCACCTCGACGCGGCCGGCCGCTGGTGGTTCGAAGCGCTCGCCACCTCCGACCGCCGCCCCCACCTCGACGCCCGGCTCGCCCGCCTGCGTGACCTCCTCAGCCGTCCTGCCCTGGTGTCGCATAGCGACACCAACCCAGGACAACCTCCAGAGTTCAGGGTCGCGGGCGGCGGGGCCGGCGCGCATGTCGCGGCGGTGGCGGAGTGCCGCGAGCGGATCGCGGCCGGCGAGATCTTCCAGGCGAACGTCTGCCTGCGGCTGGAGAGCGCGTGGGAGGGCGACGTCGCGGAGCTGTTCGCACGCGCGAGCGCGCGCCTGCGGCCGGCGTACGGAGCGGCGTTCCCAGCGCCGTGGGGCGGCATCGCGAGCCTGTCGCCCGAGCTGTTCCTGCGCCGCCGCGGACGCGCGGTCGAGACCGCGCCGATCAAGGGGACGATCGCGCGCGCCGACGGAGCAGACGCCGCGCGCGACAGCGACGCCGCACGCGCCAGCCTCAATGCCTCCGTCAAGGACCACGCCGAGCACGTGATGATCGTCGACCTGATGCGCAACGACCTCGGCCGCGTCGGCGTCTACGGCTCGATCGAGGCCGCTCCCACGCCGGAGGCGCAGGCGCACCCGGGCGTCTGGCACCTCGTCTCGCGCGTGCAGGGGACGCTGCGGCCGGACGTCGGCGACGGCGATCTGCTGCGCGCGACGTTCCCGCCCGGTTCGGTCACCGGCGCACCGAAGGTGCAGGCGATGCACGTGATCGCGGCGCTGGAGGGCACCGGCCGCGAGGTCTACACCGGCGCGATCGGCTACGCGAGCCCGCTCGCCGGGCTGGAGCTGAACGTCGCGATCCGTACCTTCGAGGCGCGCGACGGCCGCCTCTGGCTCGGCGCGGGCGGCGGGATCGTCGCCGACTCCGACCCGGCGCGCGAGCTGGAGGAGTGCCTCGTGAAGGCGCGCCCGCTGGTCGCCGCGATCGGCGGAGCGATCGAGACGACGCCGCTCGGCGTGCTTCGCACTGCGAGTTCCACGACGGCGCCCGCCCTCGACCGCAGGCGCGCCCGTCCCGATCCGGCAGCGGGCGTCTTCGAGACGCTGCTCGTCCGCGACGGCGTCGCGCTGCACGCCGCCGAGCACGTCGCGCGGCTCGCGCACAGCGCCGAGCGGCTGTACGGGCTGCCGCTGCCCGACGACCTGGCCGAGCGCGTCACGGCCGCGAGCGAAGGCGCGGGCGGGGTCCGCCTGAGAGTCGTCGCGGTTCCGTCGCGGGGCCGCCTCGACGTCACGCTCGCGCTGGCGCCGAACCCGCGGCGCCAGCTCCCGGTCGTGCTCGCGCCGTTCACGCTGTCCGGCGGCCTCGGCGCGCACAAGTGGCTCGACCGCCAGCTGCTGGACACGCTCGCGCAGCAGGCGGGCGGGGCGACGCCGCTGCTGCTCGACGGCGACGGGTCGGTGCTCGAAGCGGCGTGGGCGAACGTCTTCGCGATCGAAGAGGAGCGGCTGCTGACGCCGCCGGCCGACGGCCGGATCCTGCCCGGCGTGACGCGCGCGCTGCTGCTGGACGCCGCCGAGGAGGCCGGCCTCACGGCGGTCGAGCAGCCGCTGCGGCTCGACGACCTCGCCGCCGCCGACGCGGTCCTGCTCAGCTCGTCCGCGGCACTCGTGGTGCCGGCGCGGCTCGCGCGCGAGCCGGGTGCCGACGAGCGCGCCGCCGGTGAACGGGGCGCCGACGAGCCGGGCACCGACGAGCGTGCCGCGCGGCTCACCCGCCGGCTGCTCCGGGCCGTGGAGGCCCGGAGCGCGCCGGTGAGCGGAGCGCGTACCGACTAG
- a CDS encoding ABC transporter ATP-binding protein yields METDGEPLAAGLSARGLRLARGAREVLRDVSFDAPKGQVTVVVAPSGAGKSTLLRCCNGLLALDAGVLLLDGGDVAASDACALRRRVGLVGQLPVMLPGTVRDNLAYALAADDPRAAEPALLRALDAAGLDGTFLARPAGELSGGERARVALARALTRGPELLLLDEPTAALDAAAAAHVGETLTRLAHDGLGVVVATHDLVLAARIADRAVALRDGRAVEGAPAEILAAAGAGATGATAGAAAAAGAAGDAGEAGAAGATGPAAEAAP; encoded by the coding sequence ATGGAGACTGACGGCGAACCACTTGCGGCCGGCCTGAGCGCCCGCGGGCTGCGGCTGGCGCGCGGGGCGCGTGAGGTGCTGCGCGACGTCAGCTTCGACGCGCCGAAGGGGCAGGTGACGGTCGTCGTGGCGCCGTCGGGGGCGGGCAAGAGCACGCTGCTGCGCTGCTGCAACGGCCTGCTGGCGCTCGACGCCGGCGTGCTGCTGCTCGATGGCGGCGACGTCGCCGCGTCGGACGCGTGCGCGCTGCGGCGGCGGGTCGGGCTCGTCGGCCAGCTGCCGGTGATGCTGCCGGGCACGGTGCGCGACAACCTCGCGTACGCGCTCGCCGCGGACGACCCGCGCGCGGCCGAGCCGGCGCTGCTGCGGGCGCTCGACGCAGCCGGACTCGACGGGACGTTCCTCGCGCGGCCGGCCGGCGAGCTGTCCGGCGGCGAGCGGGCGCGCGTCGCGCTCGCGCGGGCGCTCACGCGCGGTCCGGAGCTGCTGCTGCTCGACGAGCCGACCGCGGCGCTCGACGCCGCCGCTGCCGCGCACGTCGGCGAGACGCTGACACGGCTCGCGCACGACGGTCTCGGCGTCGTCGTCGCGACGCACGACCTCGTGCTCGCCGCCCGCATCGCCGACCGCGCCGTCGCGCTGCGCGACGGCCGCGCGGTGGAGGGCGCGCCGGCCGAGATCCTGGCCGCGGCCGGGGCGGGCGCGACGGGCGCGACGGCGGGAGCGGCGGCTGCCGCCGGGGCGGCCGGCGACGCGGGTGAGGCGGGCGCCGCCGGAGCGACCGGTCCCGCCGCAGAGGCGGCTCCGTGA
- a CDS encoding ABC transporter permease: MSEAVAQVAAGAAFVLGAALLAWRYRLGLARPLVTAAVRAAVQLAAVGAVVALVFHVPALAVAFVAVMVVTAALTSGSRLRGVPSARRAAAISIALPALAATGILLAVGAFAWTPRAAVPTAGILIGGAMTATTLTGRRLLEALERGGDELETRLALGDAARTALEPFTRQAIATGLVPAIDQTRSVGLVTLPGTFVGLLLGGASPAEAARVQLTVLLALLAVELVSAVLVSELISRSCIRPGERIVVPGTPGTPEAAAAR; this comes from the coding sequence GTGAGCGAGGCGGTCGCCCAGGTCGCCGCGGGCGCGGCGTTCGTGCTCGGGGCTGCCCTGCTGGCGTGGCGCTACCGGCTCGGCCTCGCGCGCCCGCTCGTGACCGCCGCCGTGCGTGCGGCGGTCCAGCTGGCCGCGGTCGGGGCGGTCGTCGCGCTCGTCTTCCACGTCCCCGCGCTCGCGGTCGCGTTCGTCGCGGTGATGGTGGTGACCGCGGCGCTGACGTCGGGCAGCCGGCTGCGCGGCGTCCCGTCCGCCCGGCGCGCCGCGGCGATCTCGATCGCGCTGCCCGCGCTCGCGGCGACGGGGATCCTGCTCGCCGTCGGCGCCTTCGCGTGGACGCCGCGCGCCGCCGTCCCGACCGCGGGGATCCTGATCGGGGGCGCGATGACCGCGACGACGCTGACCGGGCGGCGGCTGCTGGAGGCGCTGGAGCGCGGCGGCGACGAGCTGGAGACGCGGCTTGCGCTCGGCGACGCCGCACGCACGGCGCTTGAGCCGTTCACGCGGCAGGCGATCGCGACCGGGCTCGTGCCGGCGATCGACCAGACCCGCAGCGTCGGGCTCGTGACGCTGCCGGGCACGTTCGTCGGCCTGCTGCTCGGCGGCGCCTCGCCGGCCGAAGCCGCCCGCGTCCAGCTGACCGTGCTGCTCGCGCTGCTCGCGGTCGAGCTGGTCAGCGCCGTGCTCGTCAGCGAGCTGATCTCACGCAGCTGCATCCGCCCCGGCGAGCGGATCGTCGTGCCGGGCACGCCGGGCACACCGGAGGCCGCCGCCGCGCGCTGA
- a CDS encoding metallophosphoesterase family protein, with product MLAVLYDVHGNLPALDAVLADARVAGASRWLLGGDYALFGAWPAETIARLGELTAAIWIRGNGERWVNAPAEALPPARAAARWCADQLGPDTVARLAALPEQAVLDGVRYCHASPVSDMIGVLPESQPGEGALFIGVREPRLVFGHTHLPLERVTDQGLELLNPGSVGMPFDRDPRAAYALVGDDGTVQRRRVAYDHAASAAAVRAALGADGELVARRIEQARVDPEMG from the coding sequence GTGCTCGCGGTCCTCTACGACGTCCACGGGAACCTGCCCGCGCTCGACGCGGTGCTCGCCGACGCGCGCGTCGCCGGCGCCAGCCGCTGGCTGCTCGGCGGCGACTACGCGCTCTTCGGCGCCTGGCCGGCGGAGACGATCGCGCGACTCGGCGAGCTGACCGCGGCGATCTGGATCCGCGGCAACGGCGAGCGCTGGGTCAATGCGCCGGCGGAGGCGCTGCCGCCGGCCCGTGCCGCGGCGCGCTGGTGCGCCGACCAGCTCGGCCCCGACACCGTCGCGCGGCTCGCGGCGCTGCCGGAGCAGGCGGTGCTCGACGGCGTCCGCTACTGCCACGCCTCGCCGGTCTCGGACATGATCGGCGTGCTGCCCGAGTCGCAGCCCGGCGAGGGCGCGCTGTTCATCGGCGTGCGCGAGCCGCGACTCGTCTTCGGCCACACGCACCTGCCGCTCGAGCGCGTCACCGACCAGGGTCTGGAGCTGCTGAATCCCGGCAGCGTCGGGATGCCGTTCGACCGCGATCCGCGCGCCGCCTACGCGCTCGTCGGCGACGACGGCACGGTGCAGCGACGGCGGGTCGCCTACGACCATGCCGCCTCGGCCGCCGCCGTCCGCGCCGCGCTCGGCGCCGACGGCGAGCTGGTCGCGCGGCGGATCGAGCAGGCGCGGGTCGACCCCGAGATGGGCTGA
- a CDS encoding Dps family protein, which yields MNHHAISQDHHPTLRHPDREAIGGELEEVLVSLLDLSLLGKQAHWNLVGPHFRSLHLFLDEMVDAWRLASDEIAERAVALGHAPDGQARTIVARSQLTPLPDGQILDQDVIAAFTRLLTDAIGDIRTRMDRLEEVDAVTADILHGVVAKLEEQLWMIRVQAG from the coding sequence ATGAACCACCACGCGATCAGCCAGGACCACCACCCGACGCTGCGGCATCCCGACCGCGAGGCGATCGGCGGCGAGCTGGAGGAAGTGCTCGTCAGCCTGCTCGACCTGTCGCTGCTCGGCAAGCAGGCGCACTGGAACCTCGTCGGACCGCACTTCCGCTCGCTGCACCTGTTCCTCGACGAGATGGTCGACGCGTGGCGGCTTGCGTCGGACGAGATCGCCGAGCGCGCCGTCGCGCTCGGGCACGCGCCCGACGGGCAGGCGCGCACGATCGTCGCGCGCTCGCAGCTGACGCCGCTGCCCGACGGCCAGATCCTCGACCAGGACGTGATCGCGGCGTTCACGCGGCTGCTGACCGACGCGATCGGCGACATCCGCACGCGGATGGACCGGCTCGAGGAGGTCGACGCCGTCACCGCCGACATCCTCCACGGCGTCGTCGCGAAGCTCGAGGAGCAGCTCTGGATGATCCGCGTGCAGGCCGGCTGA
- a CDS encoding ribokinase, producing the protein MRAIVVGSIHLDWILRVPALPAPGDTVLSTSRTTSPGGKGANQAVALRRLGPEVEMVGVVGADSEGDQLLENFATADVGTAHVRRTADAPSGVAIVAVDATGDNGILVAPGASGTLSREDVAGAADAFAGAGVVLLQLEVPLETVAAAVAAARSGGVPVVLNAAPAQPLPDALLAALDVLVVNEHEALALAPGAGGDAAAAARALLARGARSVVVTLGGRGALVADADGVEQIPAHAVDVVDTTGAGDTFVAAIAAGAGEGRDVRDSARLASAAAALAVQREGAQNAPSLAEAQAFLAARA; encoded by the coding sequence ATGCGCGCGATCGTCGTCGGCTCCATCCACCTCGACTGGATCCTGCGCGTGCCCGCGTTGCCGGCTCCCGGCGACACCGTTCTGTCGACCTCGCGGACGACATCGCCGGGCGGCAAGGGCGCCAACCAGGCCGTCGCGCTGCGCCGGCTCGGGCCTGAGGTCGAGATGGTCGGCGTCGTCGGCGCCGACTCCGAGGGCGACCAGCTGCTGGAGAACTTCGCGACCGCGGACGTCGGCACGGCGCACGTGCGCCGCACGGCCGACGCACCCTCGGGGGTCGCGATCGTCGCGGTCGACGCGACCGGCGACAACGGCATCCTCGTCGCGCCCGGCGCGAGCGGGACGCTCTCCCGCGAGGACGTCGCCGGCGCCGCGGACGCGTTCGCCGGCGCCGGGGTCGTGCTGCTGCAGCTCGAGGTGCCGTTGGAGACGGTCGCCGCCGCCGTCGCCGCGGCGCGCTCGGGAGGCGTCCCCGTCGTCCTCAACGCCGCGCCGGCGCAGCCGCTGCCCGACGCGCTGCTGGCCGCGCTCGACGTGCTCGTCGTCAACGAGCACGAGGCGCTCGCGCTCGCGCCGGGCGCAGGCGGCGATGCCGCCGCCGCGGCGAGGGCGCTGCTCGCGCGCGGCGCGCGCTCCGTCGTCGTGACACTCGGCGGCCGCGGTGCGCTCGTCGCCGACGCCGACGGCGTCGAGCAGATCCCCGCGCACGCGGTCGACGTCGTCGACACGACCGGCGCGGGCGACACGTTCGTCGCCGCCATCGCCGCGGGTGCCGGCGAGGGCCGCGACGTCCGCGACAGCGCACGGCTCGCGTCCGCCGCAGCCGCGCTGGCGGTCCAGCGCGAGGGCGCCCAGAACGCCCCCTCGCTCGCCGAGGCGCAGGCGTTCCTGGCCGCGCGCGCCTGA